One region of Trinickia violacea genomic DNA includes:
- a CDS encoding SDR family oxidoreductase: MSLAGKTLFMSGGSRGIGLAIALRAARDGANIVIAAKTADPDPRLEGTIHTAAAAVEAAGGKALPLVVDIRDEDRVKDAVAKAVEVFGGIDILVNNASAIRLTGTLDTPVKRYDLMHGVNGRGTFVCAQACLPHLLNSPNPHILTLSPPLVNDPKWFKDFPAYTIAKYTMSLFTLALAGEFKDRGVAVNSLWPRTAIATAAVKNEIGGADMIAACRKPEIVADAAHYILTRPSKACSGNFFLDDEVLLAAGVRDFAQYDVQPGAALQADFFVEALPGMLPADNMTMRTKAS, from the coding sequence ATGAGCCTTGCCGGCAAGACCTTATTCATGTCAGGTGGAAGTCGCGGTATCGGACTTGCCATCGCACTCAGAGCCGCACGCGACGGCGCGAATATCGTGATTGCAGCGAAGACCGCCGACCCGGACCCGCGGCTCGAAGGTACGATTCATACAGCAGCCGCTGCCGTGGAAGCTGCCGGCGGCAAGGCACTTCCGCTTGTCGTCGACATTCGCGACGAGGACCGCGTAAAGGACGCCGTTGCCAAAGCCGTGGAGGTGTTCGGCGGCATCGACATCCTTGTGAACAATGCCAGCGCCATTCGATTGACCGGAACGCTGGATACGCCCGTCAAGCGATACGACCTCATGCACGGGGTCAACGGCAGGGGCACGTTTGTCTGCGCACAGGCCTGCCTGCCTCACCTTCTCAATTCGCCGAATCCACACATCCTCACGCTGTCGCCGCCGCTGGTTAACGACCCGAAGTGGTTCAAGGATTTTCCGGCATACACCATCGCCAAATACACGATGAGCTTGTTCACGTTGGCGCTCGCCGGCGAGTTCAAAGACCGGGGCGTGGCTGTGAATTCGCTTTGGCCAAGGACCGCGATTGCGACGGCCGCCGTGAAAAACGAAATTGGTGGCGCGGATATGATTGCTGCGTGTCGCAAGCCGGAGATCGTCGCCGACGCGGCTCACTATATCTTGACGCGCCCATCCAAAGCGTGTTCGGGAAACTTCTTTCTCGACGACGAAGTCCTGCTCGCGGCTGGAGTTAGGGACTTTGCTCAGTATGACGTGCAGCCCGGGGCCGCACTACAGGCAGACTTCTTTGTAGAGGCATTGCCGGGCATGCTACCAGCGGACAATATGACGATGCGCACCAAGGCCTCGTGA
- the argE gene encoding acetylornithine deacetylase, protein MNELSSRELLGSLIGFATVSRDSNLEMIAFIQDYLDALGVQSELFYNPERTKANLFATIGPRDRGGIVLSGHSDVVPVDGQPWTVEPFRLTEKDGRLYGRGTADMKGFIASVLAAVPAFLERPLKLPVHLAFSYDEEVGCLGVRSMLAELGARPHKPRLCMIGEPTSLKPVLGHKGKLAMRCHVKGAACHSAYSPHGVNAIQYAARLIGRLEEIGAELAQPEHHDRRFDPPFSTVQTGVIRGGRALNIVPAECEFDFEVRALPDFDAKEVSDKLRTYAEAELLPKMRSVQRDTDIRLQPLSAYPGLATSPDSEAARLLALLSGSNEFGTVAFGTEGGLFGQAGIPTVVCGPGSMDQGHKPDEFIAIEQLAGCDAMLARLAGYLANPI, encoded by the coding sequence ATGAATGAGCTGTCCAGCCGCGAGCTGCTCGGCAGTTTGATCGGCTTCGCCACCGTCAGCCGTGACTCCAACCTGGAGATGATCGCCTTCATTCAGGACTATCTGGATGCGCTTGGGGTGCAAAGCGAACTCTTCTACAACCCGGAGCGCACCAAGGCGAACCTGTTCGCCACCATCGGTCCGCGGGACCGAGGCGGCATTGTGCTTTCCGGCCATAGCGACGTGGTGCCGGTGGACGGGCAGCCCTGGACGGTCGAGCCGTTCCGCCTCACTGAGAAAGACGGGCGGCTATACGGTCGCGGCACGGCCGACATGAAGGGCTTTATCGCTTCGGTGCTGGCGGCGGTACCCGCCTTTCTCGAGCGGCCGTTGAAGCTGCCGGTACACCTCGCCTTCTCCTATGACGAGGAAGTGGGATGCCTGGGCGTGCGGTCCATGTTGGCGGAACTCGGGGCGCGTCCTCACAAGCCGCGCCTTTGCATGATCGGCGAACCGACCAGCTTGAAACCGGTGCTTGGCCACAAGGGCAAGCTGGCCATGCGCTGCCATGTAAAGGGCGCGGCGTGCCACTCGGCTTACTCCCCCCATGGCGTCAACGCGATCCAATATGCGGCGCGACTGATCGGCAGGCTGGAAGAAATCGGCGCGGAGCTCGCGCAGCCCGAACATCACGATCGCCGCTTCGACCCGCCATTCTCGACCGTGCAGACGGGGGTGATCCGAGGCGGTCGCGCTCTGAATATCGTGCCGGCCGAATGCGAATTCGATTTCGAGGTGCGCGCCCTGCCGGACTTCGACGCCAAGGAAGTGTCGGATAAGCTGCGGACCTATGCCGAGGCCGAATTGCTGCCGAAAATGCGTTCGGTGCAGCGAGACACGGACATTCGCCTGCAGCCGTTGAGTGCCTACCCGGGATTGGCGACCTCACCCGACAGCGAAGCGGCACGCCTGTTGGCCCTGCTCAGCGGTTCTAACGAGTTTGGAACCGTGGCGTTCGGTACTGAAGGCGGACTGTTCGGGCAGGCGGGCATTCCCACCGTGGTCTGCGGGCCGGGAAGCATGGATCAAGGCCATAAGCCGGACGAGTTCATTGCTATCGAGCAACTGGCCGGTTGCGATGCGATGCTCGCTCGCTTGGCCGGATATCTGGCGAATCCGATCTAA
- a CDS encoding DUF1028 domain-containing protein, whose product MTFSIVGRCQETGQLGIAISSSSIAVGARCPWVRAGVGAVATQNVTLPALGPQILDLLESRQLAPAAALDRALDADGWSQYRQVTVIDSRGHTAFFTGKEALGMHNAVAGEQCVAAGNMLARVQVIEAMVQAFENTHGMLADRLLAAMHAATAAGGEAGPVHSAALKVVDGLTWPIVDLRVDWADEDPIDKLDGLWQSYRPQMQDYVTRALNPTAAPSYGVPGDE is encoded by the coding sequence ATGACATTCTCGATTGTCGGACGCTGCCAAGAGACCGGGCAGCTTGGGATTGCCATCAGCTCGTCGAGCATCGCCGTGGGTGCCCGATGCCCCTGGGTGCGCGCAGGTGTCGGGGCCGTAGCGACACAGAATGTCACGCTGCCTGCGCTTGGACCGCAGATCCTCGACCTCCTCGAAAGCCGGCAGCTTGCGCCCGCGGCGGCGCTCGATCGAGCGCTCGACGCCGACGGGTGGAGCCAGTATCGGCAGGTGACGGTGATCGATAGCCGGGGCCATACGGCGTTTTTCACCGGCAAAGAAGCGCTGGGAATGCACAACGCCGTCGCGGGTGAGCAGTGCGTAGCCGCGGGCAACATGTTGGCTCGCGTCCAAGTCATCGAGGCGATGGTTCAGGCGTTCGAAAACACGCATGGAATGCTTGCCGACCGCTTACTGGCGGCCATGCATGCCGCGACAGCGGCCGGTGGTGAAGCCGGGCCCGTGCATTCGGCGGCGCTCAAAGTCGTAGACGGCCTCACCTGGCCGATCGTCGATCTGCGCGTCGATTGGGCGGACGAAGACCCCATCGACAAGCTCGATGGCCTCTGGCAGAGCTATCGGCCACAGATGCAGGACTACGTGACGCGGGCGCTGAATCCAACCGCGGCGCCCAGCTACGGGGTGCCCGGCGATGAATGA
- a CDS encoding RidA family protein gives MSQPTHTRIRMFNTKDTYPNQTLNNDLCQAVRAGNTVYVRGQVGTDFEGNLVGLGDPQAQTEQAMKNVKQLLAEAGSDLSHIVKTTTYLIDPRYREPVYQEVGKWLKGVFPISTGLVVSALGQPQWLMEIDVIAVIPDNWKPRQA, from the coding sequence ATGAGCCAACCTACGCACACCCGCATCCGCATGTTCAACACCAAGGACACCTACCCGAATCAGACATTGAACAACGACCTCTGCCAGGCGGTGCGGGCCGGCAACACCGTGTACGTGCGCGGACAGGTGGGCACCGACTTCGAAGGCAATCTGGTGGGGCTCGGCGATCCGCAGGCTCAGACCGAGCAGGCCATGAAGAACGTCAAGCAATTGCTCGCGGAAGCAGGCAGCGACCTGTCCCACATCGTCAAAACCACCACCTACCTCATCGACCCTCGTTATCGCGAACCGGTGTATCAGGAGGTCGGCAAATGGCTAAAGGGCGTGTTTCCCATTTCCACCGGCCTCGTTGTGAGCGCCCTGGGTCAGCCGCAATGGCTCATGGAAATCGATGTGATCGCGGTGATTCCGGATAACTGGAAGCCGCGTCAGGCTTGA
- a CDS encoding flavin-containing monooxygenase — MTVERTSIDTLVVGAGQAGVAMSEHLSKLGVPHLVLERNRIAERWRTGRWDSLVANGPAWHDRFPSLEFDDLDPDAFAGKDRIADYFEAYASKFNAPIRTGVEVKKVVRNAGRPGFTVQTSEGVIEASRVVVATGPFQRPVIPPIAPDNERIDQIHSADYRNPEQLPEGAVLVVGAGSSGVQIADELQRAGKKVYLSVGPHDRPPRSYRNRDFCWWLGVLGEWDKEVATPGREHVTIAVSGARGGHTIDFRALAAQGITLVGLTKSFGDNVVAFESDLAVNLARGDENYLSLLNAADAYIAKNGLDLPEEPAARHVLPDPECVTHPILELDLAKAGVTSIVWATGYAVDYSWLNVEAFDANGKPKHQRGISIEPGIYFLGLPWLSRRGSSFIWGVWHDAKHIADHIVTQRKYHAYRDASQRQAEDCREERLGGPCADSLVRNVTAHAAPVPHAASQGVSA; from the coding sequence ATGACAGTTGAAAGAACGTCAATCGATACGCTCGTTGTCGGCGCCGGTCAGGCCGGCGTGGCCATGAGCGAACACTTGAGCAAACTCGGCGTGCCCCACCTCGTGCTGGAACGCAATCGGATCGCCGAACGTTGGCGCACGGGACGGTGGGATTCGCTGGTTGCAAACGGTCCGGCCTGGCACGATCGCTTTCCGAGTCTCGAGTTCGACGATCTCGACCCCGACGCCTTCGCCGGGAAAGATCGGATTGCGGATTATTTCGAAGCCTATGCCAGCAAGTTCAACGCCCCTATCCGAACCGGTGTGGAAGTGAAGAAGGTGGTGCGCAATGCTGGGCGGCCTGGATTCACCGTTCAAACATCCGAGGGCGTGATCGAAGCCAGCCGCGTGGTGGTCGCAACGGGACCGTTCCAGCGTCCCGTTATCCCGCCGATCGCACCTGACAATGAGAGGATCGATCAGATTCACTCCGCCGACTATCGCAATCCGGAGCAACTGCCCGAGGGTGCTGTTCTGGTGGTTGGCGCCGGGTCGTCAGGAGTGCAGATCGCAGATGAGCTGCAGCGTGCCGGCAAGAAGGTTTACCTCTCGGTTGGACCGCACGATCGTCCTCCACGCTCCTACCGCAACCGGGACTTCTGCTGGTGGCTGGGTGTTCTCGGCGAATGGGACAAGGAAGTCGCCACGCCGGGCAGGGAGCACGTCACCATTGCGGTAAGCGGCGCTCGTGGCGGCCACACAATCGACTTCCGCGCGCTCGCTGCCCAGGGCATCACACTCGTCGGTCTGACGAAGTCGTTCGGCGATAACGTGGTCGCCTTTGAATCCGATCTTGCAGTCAACCTTGCTCGAGGCGACGAAAACTACCTGTCGCTTCTGAATGCGGCTGACGCCTATATCGCCAAAAATGGCCTCGACCTTCCCGAAGAACCAGCGGCCCGCCATGTTCTACCCGATCCGGAATGCGTGACCCATCCCATTCTCGAGCTCGATCTGGCCAAGGCGGGTGTGACCTCGATCGTCTGGGCAACCGGCTACGCAGTCGACTACAGCTGGCTGAATGTCGAAGCGTTCGACGCGAACGGCAAGCCGAAGCATCAGCGCGGCATCTCGATCGAGCCCGGCATCTATTTCCTGGGTCTGCCGTGGCTGTCGCGCCGTGGCTCCAGTTTTATCTGGGGCGTCTGGCACGATGCCAAGCACATTGCCGACCATATCGTCACGCAGCGCAAATACCACGCCTATCGCGATGCCTCGCAGCGGCAGGCCGAAGACTGCCGCGAGGAAAGACTCGGCGGCCCATGCGCTGATTCGCTGGTTCGAAACGTCACGGCTCACGCGGCCCCTGTTCCGCACGCGGCCAGCCAGGGCGTATCGGCCTAA
- a CDS encoding LysR family transcriptional regulator, giving the protein MESPLLRYSLRQLRYFVVTAETLSFTGASKVLHISQPSISTAIAELEESFGVQLFIRHHASGLSLTQAGREMLGKTRDLLKNAEELQAAARGMDTGISGGIALGCLVSLAPPLLPGLISHFVAQHAGVVFQTREAHQEDLFTGLHDGSLDLALTYSIDLTDEIEFLPLLTLPPYVILPKTHHLAQHRSIALANLVGEPYVMLDLPHSREYFAALFDAVGERPVPAFKSAQPEVVRGMVANGLGFSILNFPLKSTHTVDGEDFVVKRFKDDVTAATLGIAQSRNMKPRQVVRHFASFCETLIKKQHAKR; this is encoded by the coding sequence ATGGAAAGCCCGCTGCTTCGGTATTCGCTGCGTCAACTGCGATACTTTGTCGTGACCGCAGAAACGCTGTCGTTTACCGGCGCGTCAAAAGTCCTGCACATTTCGCAACCCTCGATCTCCACGGCGATTGCCGAGCTGGAAGAGTCTTTTGGGGTGCAGCTGTTCATTCGCCACCACGCCTCCGGGCTTTCCCTGACCCAGGCGGGGCGCGAGATGCTCGGCAAGACGCGTGACCTGCTGAAGAATGCGGAGGAACTGCAGGCTGCTGCGCGCGGGATGGACACCGGCATATCGGGCGGCATTGCGCTCGGCTGCCTGGTCTCGCTCGCCCCGCCATTGCTGCCGGGCCTCATCAGCCACTTCGTCGCTCAGCATGCCGGCGTCGTATTCCAGACGCGGGAAGCGCATCAGGAGGATTTGTTCACGGGCCTGCACGACGGATCGCTCGACCTCGCGCTGACCTACAGCATCGATCTGACCGACGAGATCGAATTCCTGCCGCTGCTGACGCTGCCGCCGTACGTAATCTTGCCGAAAACCCATCATCTGGCCCAGCATCGCTCGATCGCGCTCGCGAATCTCGTGGGGGAACCCTACGTGATGCTGGACCTGCCCCATAGCCGCGAATATTTCGCGGCGCTATTCGACGCAGTGGGCGAGCGTCCGGTCCCGGCGTTCAAGTCCGCGCAACCCGAGGTGGTACGCGGTATGGTGGCGAACGGTCTGGGATTCAGCATCCTGAATTTTCCGCTCAAATCGACGCATACCGTGGACGGTGAGGATTTCGTCGTCAAGCGGTTCAAGGACGACGTCACAGCCGCCACGTTGGGCATCGCGCAGTCGCGCAATATGAAGCCGAGACAGGTTGTCCGGCATTTCGCATCGTTCTGTGAAACGCTGATAAAAAAGCAGCACGCGAAGCGCTGA
- a CDS encoding DUF3138 family protein codes for MRKKLICLLVAGSLPGIAMADATSDEIKALQAQLNALQKEVKHLRSEIAAQPKAAAAAPAAAPAPAATAAAPVDVSSPDYGKATATLTNDDLASMKQQIANQQLKVDSLTDAANTGPIAGLSVTGYIDPTYVYNRAQSSSSFLFANHESSYNYFNSTFGDLYLDIKKTFGVGPMAPSAEITLMPNRGNGITLLQNEHGSTGLDILNTAVVNVPLSGTTTFVAGLIPSFGGYEVQQSNQMQTLTHNLLYDFSDPGSYVGIGLNYTGDGSNWAWKFFLGNEQYRTYGSVTQNGTNAFGDPVTSSNKIPTFTARTDYTWSSALDIGGSFNIGRQTLATATNSSGQTVGFGPAGLSSTAYGTFFFGEADMTYTLADVIYNAEVDYGQQQHAAFNGGEAQWYGVSLLAHRKFNVPVLGRMGATLRYDYLVDSKNGGGGGGIALNSQGRDPYNGFGVSTDCIQNSTDGGIECKGANRQDVALDLLFYPTQQITVKVEYRHDWANNAVFLRNDGSYAKSNDLLATQFIYSF; via the coding sequence ATGAGAAAGAAACTCATCTGCCTGCTAGTGGCGGGGAGTCTGCCTGGTATTGCCATGGCGGACGCCACAAGCGATGAGATCAAGGCGCTGCAGGCCCAGCTGAATGCGCTGCAAAAAGAAGTGAAGCATTTGCGCTCGGAAATCGCGGCCCAACCGAAAGCGGCGGCGGCAGCGCCCGCTGCAGCACCGGCGCCGGCCGCCACTGCAGCGGCGCCAGTGGACGTCTCGTCGCCGGACTACGGCAAGGCGACAGCGACGCTGACCAACGACGACCTCGCGTCGATGAAGCAGCAGATCGCGAATCAGCAGTTGAAGGTCGATTCGCTCACCGACGCCGCCAACACCGGACCGATCGCGGGCCTCTCGGTCACGGGCTACATCGACCCGACCTACGTGTATAACCGCGCGCAAAGCAGCTCGTCGTTCTTGTTCGCCAACCACGAAAGCAGCTACAACTACTTCAACAGCACGTTCGGCGATCTGTATCTCGACATCAAGAAGACGTTCGGCGTGGGCCCGATGGCGCCGTCCGCCGAAATCACGCTGATGCCGAACCGCGGCAACGGCATCACGCTGCTGCAGAACGAGCACGGCAGCACGGGGCTCGACATCCTCAATACGGCTGTGGTCAACGTGCCGCTGTCGGGCACCACGACGTTCGTGGCCGGCTTGATTCCGAGCTTCGGCGGCTACGAAGTGCAGCAGTCGAACCAGATGCAGACGCTCACGCACAACCTGCTCTACGACTTCTCCGATCCGGGCAGCTATGTCGGCATCGGCTTGAATTACACGGGCGACGGCAGCAATTGGGCGTGGAAGTTCTTCCTCGGCAACGAGCAGTACCGCACTTACGGCTCGGTGACGCAGAACGGCACCAACGCGTTCGGCGATCCGGTCACGTCGAGCAACAAAATCCCGACGTTCACGGCTCGTACCGACTACACGTGGTCGAGCGCGCTCGATATCGGCGGCTCGTTCAACATCGGACGCCAGACGCTGGCCACCGCGACCAACTCGAGCGGCCAGACGGTCGGCTTCGGTCCTGCCGGCTTGTCGAGCACCGCTTACGGCACGTTCTTCTTCGGCGAAGCGGATATGACGTACACGCTTGCCGACGTGATCTACAACGCCGAAGTCGACTACGGCCAGCAGCAGCACGCGGCGTTCAACGGCGGAGAAGCGCAGTGGTACGGCGTGTCGCTGCTCGCGCACCGCAAGTTCAATGTGCCGGTGCTCGGCCGGATGGGCGCGACGCTGCGCTACGACTACCTCGTCGACAGCAAAAACGGCGGCGGTGGTGGCGGCATTGCGCTGAACAGCCAAGGGCGCGATCCGTACAATGGCTTCGGCGTCAGCACCGATTGCATCCAGAACTCGACCGACGGCGGCATCGAATGCAAGGGCGCAAACCGCCAGGACGTCGCGCTCGACCTGCTGTTCTATCCGACTCAGCAGATCACCGTGAAGGTCGAATACCGTCACGACTGGGCGAACAACGCCGTGTTCCTGCGCAACGATGGTTCGTACGCGAAGTCGAACGATCTGCTCGCCACGCAGTTCATCTACTCGTTCTAA
- a CDS encoding ABC transporter permease subunit: MTKPNRKLSNTVLTLGFLFLYIPIISLVVYSFNESKLVTVWSGFSLKWYGALLQDDELLGAAWLSLKIGLLTACASVVIGTWAGFVLARFGRFRGFTLFAGMINAPLVIPEVIQGISLLLLFVAMEQMLGWPKGRGLVTIWIGHVMLCVSYVAIVVQSRVKELNKSLEEAALDLGATPFKVFFLITLPLISQALMSGWLLSFTLSFDDLVLSAFLSGPGSTTLPLVVFSRVRLGLNPEMNALATIFISLVSVGVIAVNRWMQRSERKRARDMQLAFAAAGAADPAPTTPLPATVRESLDTVRA; the protein is encoded by the coding sequence ATGACCAAGCCTAATCGAAAGCTGTCCAACACCGTCCTGACGCTCGGGTTTCTGTTCCTCTATATCCCGATCATCAGCCTCGTCGTGTACTCGTTCAACGAGTCGAAACTCGTCACCGTGTGGTCCGGCTTTTCGCTGAAGTGGTACGGCGCCTTGCTGCAAGACGACGAACTGCTCGGCGCGGCATGGCTGTCGCTGAAGATCGGCTTGCTGACGGCATGTGCTTCCGTGGTGATCGGCACCTGGGCGGGTTTCGTGCTCGCGCGCTTTGGCCGTTTCCGCGGCTTCACGCTGTTCGCCGGGATGATCAACGCGCCGCTCGTGATTCCCGAAGTGATCCAGGGCATCTCGCTGCTGCTGCTGTTTGTTGCGATGGAGCAGATGCTTGGCTGGCCGAAGGGCCGTGGCCTCGTGACGATCTGGATCGGCCACGTGATGCTGTGCGTGTCGTACGTCGCGATCGTCGTGCAGTCGCGCGTCAAGGAACTGAACAAGTCGCTCGAAGAAGCCGCCCTCGATCTCGGCGCCACGCCCTTCAAAGTGTTCTTCCTGATCACGCTGCCGCTGATCTCACAGGCGCTGATGTCCGGCTGGCTGCTGTCGTTCACGCTGTCGTTCGACGATCTGGTTCTGTCCGCGTTTCTCTCCGGGCCTGGCTCCACCACGCTGCCGCTCGTGGTGTTCTCGCGGGTGCGCCTCGGCCTGAATCCGGAAATGAATGCGCTCGCCACGATCTTCATCAGCCTGGTGTCAGTCGGCGTGATTGCGGTGAACCGCTGGATGCAGCGCAGCGAACGCAAGCGCGCCCGTGACATGCAATTGGCCTTTGCGGCCGCCGGCGCTGCCGATCCGGCGCCCACGACGCCCCTACCCGCTACCGTGCGCGAATCGCTCGATACCGTCCGAGCCTAA
- a CDS encoding ABC transporter permease subunit has translation MRTPAPTSSAVLGAPSGSRLLGALKKRLAMLLPSGRTTVIGVPFLFLTVFFAVPFVLVFKISFADLRLSIPPYSDLVSVKDGVVHFALQLGHYAFLLQDDLYIATYISSLKMAAISTFFCLLIGYPVAYYIARSEPARRNLLMMGVMLPFWTSFLIRVYAWIGILKDDGLLNHALMAVGLIHSPLRLYHTDIGVYIGMVYSYLPFMVMPLYAHLVKMDLTLLEAAYDLGAKPWTAFTRITLPLSKNGIIAGSLLVFIPAVGEYVIPELLGGADTLMIGRVMWAEFFNDMDWPMASAVTVAMVLLLLVPMAVFQYYQVKELEGAK, from the coding sequence ATGAGAACGCCTGCCCCCACCTCCTCCGCGGTGCTCGGCGCACCGTCCGGCAGCCGTTTGCTCGGCGCGCTGAAAAAACGCCTCGCGATGCTGCTGCCGTCGGGCCGCACGACCGTGATCGGCGTGCCGTTCCTGTTCCTGACGGTGTTCTTTGCCGTGCCCTTCGTGCTCGTTTTCAAGATCAGCTTCGCCGATCTGCGCCTGAGCATTCCGCCCTACTCCGACCTCGTCAGCGTGAAGGATGGCGTCGTGCACTTCGCCCTGCAGCTCGGACACTACGCGTTCCTGCTGCAGGACGATCTGTACATCGCCACCTACATCAGCTCGCTGAAGATGGCGGCGATCTCGACCTTCTTCTGCCTGTTGATCGGCTATCCGGTGGCGTACTACATCGCGCGCTCGGAGCCGGCAAGACGCAACCTGCTGATGATGGGCGTGATGCTGCCGTTCTGGACGTCGTTCCTGATTCGCGTCTATGCATGGATCGGCATTCTCAAGGACGACGGCCTGCTCAATCACGCGCTGATGGCCGTCGGCCTGATTCATTCGCCGCTGCGGCTATACCACACCGACATCGGCGTCTATATCGGCATGGTCTATTCGTACCTGCCGTTCATGGTGATGCCGCTCTACGCGCACCTCGTGAAGATGGACCTCACGCTGCTCGAAGCCGCCTACGACCTCGGCGCCAAGCCGTGGACCGCCTTCACGCGCATCACGCTGCCGCTCTCGAAGAACGGAATCATCGCGGGGAGTCTCCTCGTGTTCATCCCCGCGGTGGGCGAGTACGTGATCCCCGAACTGCTCGGCGGCGCAGACACGCTGATGATCGGCCGCGTCATGTGGGCCGAGTTCTTCAACGATATGGACTGGCCGATGGCATCCGCCGTGACGGTCGCCATGGTTCTGCTGCTGCTCGTGCCGATGGCGGTGTTCCAGTACTACCAGGTCAAGGAACTGGAGGGCGCGAAATGA